A stretch of the Brevundimonas sp. MF30-B genome encodes the following:
- a CDS encoding PRC-barrel domain-containing protein gives MNRLILPVAASLGLALAACGDNTTDDVVQAPAEGAAPAPVTENRAATAATQTAVALGMTRSQLEDADLFAADRTKLGEVESIVLNPAGEATHLVIDLENSDLDVMVPIDQVRSINYQGDVDVTTDLTMAQLQALPPFQPAN, from the coding sequence ATGAACCGCTTGATTTTGCCTGTGGCTGCATCGCTTGGCCTGGCCCTGGCCGCGTGCGGCGACAACACCACTGACGACGTGGTTCAGGCGCCGGCGGAGGGCGCTGCGCCCGCGCCCGTTACAGAGAATCGCGCGGCGACCGCCGCCACCCAGACCGCCGTCGCCCTCGGCATGACGCGCAGTCAGTTGGAGGACGCCGACCTGTTCGCGGCCGACCGAACCAAGCTGGGAGAGGTCGAGAGCATCGTGTTGAATCCGGCGGGCGAGGCGACCCATCTCGTGATCGACCTGGAGAACTCGGACCTCGATGTCATGGTGCCGATCGATCAGGTCCGCTCCATCAACTATCAGGGCGACGTCGACGTGACTACCGATCTCACCATGGCTCAACTGCAGGCCCTCCCGCCTTTCCAACCCGCGAACTGA
- the murA gene encoding UDP-N-acetylglucosamine 1-carboxyvinyltransferase: protein MDRIAIQGGATLHGEIPVSGAKNSAIKLMAASILTDQPLRLTNMPRLADTRFLGQLLRQFGIEVTETDGPDGQETLFDARDIRSTFAPYELVRQMRASFNVLGPLLGRTGHAKVSLPGGCTIGARPVDLHLMALSAMGASIELEEGYVSAHAPKGLRGAEIEFPFVSVGATEHALLAAVLARGTTVLKRAAREPEIGDLARCLIAMGARIEGLDTDQLVIEGVTSLNGADWAVIPDRIEMGSYAVAAAMAGGEVRLTKGRADLIQTLTDKMVEAGVEVTPTDDGVIVKRDPKQRLKAVDVTTEIYPGFATDLQAQFMALMTTAEGESVINETIFENRFMHAPELARLGADISVHAGEARVQGVETLTGAPVMATDLRASVCLVIAGLVAEGQTVVDRVYHLDRGFERLEDKLGACGAQVTRLKGEGDEH, encoded by the coding sequence ATGGACCGCATCGCCATCCAGGGCGGCGCCACGCTTCACGGTGAAATCCCGGTCAGCGGCGCCAAGAACTCCGCCATCAAGCTGATGGCCGCTTCGATCCTGACCGATCAGCCCCTGCGGCTGACCAATATGCCGCGTCTGGCCGACACCCGCTTCCTGGGCCAGCTGCTGCGCCAGTTCGGCATCGAGGTGACCGAGACCGACGGTCCCGACGGGCAGGAGACCCTATTCGACGCGCGCGACATCCGTTCGACCTTCGCCCCATACGAACTGGTCCGTCAGATGCGGGCCTCCTTCAATGTGCTGGGGCCGCTGTTGGGCCGCACGGGCCACGCGAAGGTCTCCCTGCCGGGCGGCTGCACCATCGGCGCGCGGCCGGTCGATCTGCATCTGATGGCCCTGTCGGCCATGGGCGCCTCCATCGAACTGGAGGAGGGCTACGTCTCGGCCCATGCGCCCAAGGGGCTGCGCGGGGCGGAGATCGAGTTTCCGTTCGTCTCGGTCGGGGCGACCGAGCACGCCCTGCTGGCCGCCGTCCTGGCGCGCGGCACGACGGTGCTGAAGCGCGCGGCGCGCGAGCCCGAGATCGGCGACCTGGCCCGCTGCCTGATCGCCATGGGCGCCAGGATCGAGGGGCTGGACACCGACCAGCTGGTGATCGAGGGCGTGACCTCGCTGAACGGCGCGGACTGGGCCGTGATCCCCGATCGAATCGAGATGGGCAGCTACGCTGTCGCCGCCGCCATGGCGGGCGGCGAGGTGCGCCTGACCAAGGGCCGCGCCGATCTGATTCAGACCCTGACCGACAAGATGGTCGAGGCCGGCGTGGAGGTGACGCCGACCGACGACGGCGTCATCGTCAAGCGCGATCCCAAACAGCGGCTCAAGGCTGTCGATGTGACGACTGAAATCTATCCCGGCTTCGCCACCGACCTGCAGGCCCAGTTCATGGCCCTGATGACGACCGCCGAGGGCGAGAGCGTCATCAACGAGACCATCTTCGAGAACCGCTTCATGCACGCCCCCGAACTGGCGCGCCTGGGCGCCGACATCAGCGTCCACGCCGGCGAGGCGCGGGTGCAGGGCGTCGAGACGCTGACGGGGGCGCCGGTGATGGCCACCGATCTGCGCGCCTCGGTCTGTCTGGTGATCGCCGGGCTGGTCGCCGAGGGTCAGACGGTGGTGGACCGGGTCTATCACCTGGACCGCGGCTTCGAGCGGCTGGAAGACAAGCTCGGCGCGTGCGGCGCCCAGGTCACGCGGCTGAAGGGGGAGGGCGATGAGCACTGA
- a CDS encoding murein L,D-transpeptidase catalytic domain family protein: MRLSRRGLILGGSALLSGCASAATVAPPAARPLNLQTAALDPLPPLETPMIGTPPLDAGGLVRKDLMERAMTALDAHHRRLPLRDRMYLVDFQKFSGEERLYEVDLFSGKVVALRTSHGRGSDPRHSGFAQRFSNTPDSHMSSIGAYATAGPSWGPQQGPNVLLDGLEYSNDRARERAIIIHGADYADPDFLAREGKLGRSYGCFSVAHADLPALRERMGEGRLLYAMT; this comes from the coding sequence ATGCGGCTTTCGAGACGGGGTTTGATCCTGGGGGGCTCCGCCCTTCTATCGGGTTGCGCTTCGGCGGCGACCGTTGCGCCGCCGGCGGCGAGACCGCTGAACCTGCAGACCGCCGCGCTTGATCCGCTGCCCCCGCTCGAGACGCCGATGATCGGCACGCCGCCGCTGGACGCCGGCGGCCTGGTCCGCAAAGACCTCATGGAGCGCGCCATGACCGCGCTGGACGCCCATCACCGCCGTCTGCCGCTGCGCGACCGGATGTATCTGGTCGATTTCCAGAAATTCTCGGGCGAGGAAAGGCTGTACGAAGTCGATCTTTTCAGCGGCAAGGTCGTCGCCCTGCGCACTTCGCATGGCCGGGGATCAGACCCGCGCCATTCCGGCTTCGCCCAGCGTTTCTCAAACACGCCGGATTCGCACATGTCTTCGATCGGCGCCTACGCCACGGCGGGACCGTCCTGGGGGCCGCAGCAGGGACCGAACGTGCTGCTGGACGGGCTGGAGTACTCCAACGACCGGGCGCGCGAACGGGCCATCATCATCCACGGCGCCGACTATGCGGACCCGGACTTCCTGGCGCGCGAAGGCAAGCTGGGCCGATCCTACGGTTGCTTCTCGGTCGCTCACGCCGATCTCCCTGCCCTGCGAGAACGCATGGGCGAGGGCCGACTGCTTTATGCGATGACCTGA
- a CDS encoding acetyl/propionyl/methylcrotonyl-CoA carboxylase subunit alpha yields the protein MFKKILIANRGEIAVRIIKTCRRMGIATVQVYSEADAGSLAVEMADEAVLIGPAPAAQSYLLADKIVEAVRQTGAEAVHPGFGFLSENAGFARRLRDEGIAFIGPNPEAIDAMGDKITSKKFAAEAGVSTVPGHMGLIESTEEAVKIARQIGYPVMIKASAGGGGKGIRVAHGDDDMAEGFAAVKAEALNAFGDDRVFLEKFIIDPRHIEIQVLGDKHGNVVHLFERECSIQRRNQKVIEEAPSPLLDEATRNAMGAQAVALAQAVNYDSAGTVEFVAGQDKSFFFLEMNTRLQVEHPVTEMITGVDLVEQMIRSAWGEQLAFKQDDLSINGWAIESRIYAEDPYRGFLPSIGRLVRYEQPEEGGQGDYTVRNDSGVREGDEISMFYDPMIAKLCAWGETREAAVAGMARALEDTHLAGVGHNVPFLAAVMDQPRFQSGKLSTSYIKDEFPDGFHGLTPSVDQQHLMIATAMAMNEILTDQTGDPSDRTDWVALIDRAPHGVSLSYDEDEALLLSFTGGGVVRLSEIDWRPGLAQFRAEIDGEPFTAEVKRAADGFDIRHRAARARVRVLTPRVAEFFARLPEKQAADTSKLVLSPMPGLVVAIPVAVGQEVKTGETVAIIEAMKMQNILKAERDGVVKSVSAAAGDPVAADDVLVEFA from the coding sequence ATGTTCAAGAAGATCCTGATCGCCAACCGCGGCGAGATCGCCGTTCGCATCATCAAGACCTGCCGCCGCATGGGCATCGCCACGGTCCAGGTCTATTCCGAGGCCGACGCCGGCTCGCTGGCCGTCGAAATGGCCGACGAGGCGGTGCTCATCGGGCCGGCGCCGGCGGCGCAGTCCTACCTGCTGGCGGACAAGATCGTGGAGGCCGTGCGTCAGACGGGCGCCGAGGCCGTGCACCCTGGCTTCGGCTTCCTGTCGGAGAACGCGGGGTTCGCGCGGCGCCTGCGTGACGAGGGGATCGCCTTCATCGGGCCAAACCCTGAGGCGATCGACGCCATGGGCGACAAGATCACCTCCAAGAAGTTCGCGGCCGAGGCGGGCGTTTCGACCGTGCCGGGCCATATGGGCCTGATCGAATCGACAGAGGAGGCGGTGAAGATCGCCCGCCAGATCGGCTATCCGGTCATGATCAAGGCCTCGGCCGGCGGCGGCGGCAAGGGCATCCGCGTGGCCCACGGCGACGACGACATGGCCGAAGGCTTCGCCGCCGTGAAGGCCGAGGCGCTGAACGCCTTCGGCGACGACCGGGTCTTTCTGGAAAAGTTCATCATTGATCCGCGCCATATCGAGATCCAGGTGCTGGGCGACAAGCACGGCAATGTCGTGCACCTGTTCGAGCGCGAATGCTCGATCCAGCGCCGCAATCAGAAGGTCATCGAGGAGGCGCCGTCGCCCCTGCTGGACGAGGCGACCCGCAACGCCATGGGCGCCCAGGCCGTCGCCCTGGCCCAGGCGGTCAACTACGACTCGGCCGGCACGGTCGAGTTCGTCGCCGGCCAGGACAAGAGCTTCTTCTTCCTTGAGATGAACACCCGCCTCCAGGTCGAGCATCCGGTGACCGAGATGATCACCGGCGTCGATCTCGTGGAACAGATGATCCGCTCGGCCTGGGGCGAGCAGCTGGCGTTCAAGCAAGACGACCTGTCGATCAACGGCTGGGCCATCGAGAGCCGCATCTACGCCGAGGACCCGTACCGCGGCTTCCTGCCGTCCATCGGCCGCCTGGTCCGCTACGAGCAGCCCGAGGAAGGCGGCCAGGGCGACTACACCGTCCGCAATGACTCTGGCGTCCGTGAGGGCGACGAGATCAGCATGTTCTACGACCCCATGATCGCCAAGCTGTGCGCCTGGGGAGAGACGCGCGAGGCGGCGGTGGCTGGCATGGCGCGCGCGCTTGAGGACACCCACCTGGCGGGCGTGGGACATAATGTGCCTTTCCTCGCGGCGGTGATGGACCAGCCGCGTTTCCAATCCGGCAAGCTGTCGACCAGCTATATCAAGGACGAGTTCCCCGACGGCTTCCACGGCCTGACGCCCAGCGTCGATCAGCAGCATCTGATGATCGCCACCGCCATGGCGATGAACGAGATCCTGACCGACCAGACCGGGGATCCCAGCGACCGCACCGACTGGGTCGCCCTGATCGACCGCGCCCCGCACGGCGTCAGCCTGTCCTATGACGAGGACGAGGCGCTGCTGTTGTCCTTCACGGGCGGCGGCGTGGTGCGGCTGTCCGAAATCGACTGGCGGCCGGGCCTGGCGCAGTTCCGCGCCGAGATCGACGGCGAACCCTTCACCGCCGAGGTGAAGCGCGCGGCGGACGGCTTTGACATCCGCCATCGAGCGGCGAGGGCGCGTGTCAGGGTGCTGACCCCGCGCGTGGCCGAGTTCTTCGCCCGCTTGCCCGAGAAGCAGGCCGCCGACACTTCCAAGCTGGTCTTGAGCCCCATGCCCGGCCTGGTCGTCGCCATCCCAGTGGCCGTTGGCCAGGAGGTCAAGACCGGCGAGACGGTCGCGATCATCGAGGCCATGAAGATGCAGAACATCCTCAAGGCCGAGCGCGACGGGGTGGTCAAGTCTGTCTCGGCCGCCGCCGGCGACCCGGTCGCGGCCGATGATGTGCTGGTCGAGTTCGCCTAG
- a CDS encoding DUF2948 family protein codes for MSTDLDAAPIEAEPDKTAQPLERLRLLAEDAADLQIISAALQDAILRPVDIKWERSARTLTLALSRFCWECGGTRVMAAMQFGDVQGVQSRRLPRQPDTALELLAIDFEPGEAPGGRVLLMFAGGGDLKIDVECLDAVLADLSDPWPAKVEPAHDDELIAP; via the coding sequence ATGAGCACTGATCTGGACGCCGCCCCGATCGAAGCCGAGCCCGACAAGACGGCGCAGCCGCTGGAGCGCCTGCGTCTGCTCGCCGAGGACGCCGCCGATCTTCAGATCATTTCGGCCGCGCTTCAGGACGCCATCCTGCGGCCGGTGGACATCAAATGGGAGCGGTCAGCCCGCACCCTGACCCTGGCCCTGTCGCGCTTCTGCTGGGAATGCGGCGGCACGCGGGTCATGGCGGCCATGCAGTTTGGCGACGTTCAAGGCGTGCAGAGCCGCCGCCTGCCGCGTCAGCCCGACACGGCGCTGGAGTTGCTGGCGATCGATTTCGAGCCGGGCGAGGCGCCGGGCGGGCGCGTCCTTCTGATGTTCGCCGGCGGCGGCGACCTGAAGATCGACGTGGAGTGCCTGGACGCGGTGCTGGCCGACTTGTCTGATCCCTGGCCGGCCAAGGTCGAGCCCGCGCACGACGACGAGCTGATCGCCCCATGA
- the xseA gene encoding exodeoxyribonuclease VII large subunit, protein MTDDSYVFEAPAQPPPLRDNNPPLSISDLAMALKRTLEDRFGHVRLRGEISKVNRHASGHVYLTLKDDKACIDGVVWKGVARGLGVQPEPGLEVIVTGKITSYPARSSYQIVIESMEAAGAGALLAQLERLKARLREEGLFEPKRKKPLPAFPSVIGVITSPTGAVIRDILHRIAERWPCRVIVWPVVVQGDAACGQVSNAIRGFDAMRSDGPIPRPDLLIVARGGGSVEDLWCFNDEGLARTVAAASIPIISAVGHETDTTLIDFVSDRRAPTPTGAAELSTPVLADLRWALGDLSQRLERGAMRLVDDRRTRLRAAARGLPARPDDLLALPQQRLDHAASRLGSGLQRNVAVHERQLAAVGGRLGRGLLDRAIERRGDRLAGLEPRFHPAVERRLARDRDRLAALARALASLDPARPKPGFARVEDGEGRWVTRAADLTPGQAVRLTFPDGAKAATINGEPMAGRPRPSPRPRPPAPDSQGDLF, encoded by the coding sequence ATGACCGACGACTCCTACGTCTTCGAAGCTCCGGCCCAGCCGCCGCCCTTGCGTGACAACAATCCGCCGCTGTCCATCTCGGACCTCGCCATGGCGCTGAAGCGCACGCTGGAGGACCGGTTCGGTCACGTGCGGCTGCGCGGCGAAATCTCCAAGGTGAACCGACATGCCTCAGGCCATGTCTATCTGACGCTCAAGGACGATAAGGCCTGCATCGACGGCGTGGTCTGGAAAGGCGTCGCGCGCGGGCTGGGCGTTCAGCCCGAGCCCGGCCTGGAAGTCATCGTCACCGGCAAGATCACCTCCTATCCCGCGCGGTCGTCCTATCAGATCGTAATCGAAAGCATGGAGGCCGCCGGCGCCGGCGCCCTTCTGGCACAGCTGGAACGACTGAAGGCGCGGCTGCGAGAGGAAGGCCTGTTCGAGCCGAAGCGGAAGAAGCCCCTGCCCGCCTTCCCGTCCGTGATCGGCGTGATCACCAGCCCGACCGGCGCAGTGATCCGCGACATCCTGCACCGCATCGCGGAGCGCTGGCCGTGCCGCGTCATCGTCTGGCCGGTGGTGGTTCAGGGCGACGCCGCGTGCGGTCAGGTCAGCAACGCCATTCGCGGCTTCGACGCCATGAGGTCGGATGGGCCGATCCCGCGGCCCGACCTGCTGATCGTCGCCCGGGGCGGCGGATCGGTCGAAGACCTGTGGTGCTTCAACGACGAAGGCTTGGCCCGCACCGTAGCGGCGGCCTCCATTCCGATCATCTCGGCAGTGGGTCACGAGACGGACACGACCCTGATCGATTTCGTATCCGATCGGCGGGCGCCGACGCCCACTGGCGCAGCCGAATTGTCCACCCCAGTGCTCGCGGATCTGCGCTGGGCGTTGGGCGACCTCAGCCAACGCTTGGAGCGCGGGGCCATGCGGCTGGTGGACGACCGCCGCACGCGCCTTCGGGCAGCCGCGCGCGGACTGCCGGCGCGCCCCGACGATCTGCTGGCGCTGCCGCAGCAACGGTTGGATCACGCGGCCAGCCGTCTCGGCTCCGGACTGCAGCGCAACGTGGCGGTCCATGAACGTCAACTGGCAGCGGTTGGCGGCCGGCTCGGCCGGGGCCTGCTCGACCGCGCGATCGAGCGCCGGGGCGACCGGCTGGCCGGTCTCGAGCCCCGCTTTCATCCGGCCGTCGAGCGCCGTCTCGCACGTGATCGGGACCGCTTGGCGGCCTTGGCGCGCGCTCTGGCCAGCCTCGATCCCGCCCGCCCCAAGCCCGGATTCGCACGGGTCGAGGACGGCGAGGGACGTTGGGTCACGCGCGCCGCCGATCTAACGCCCGGACAAGCCGTTCGGCTGACCTTCCCGGACGGCGCGAAGGCGGCGACCATCAACGGCGAGCCCATGGCTGGGCGGCCGCGTCCATCGCCCAGGCCGCGCCCGCCAGCGCCTGACAGCCAGGGCGACCTGTTCTAG
- a CDS encoding RcnB family protein — protein MNRKIVTSALAAVMAASTLGAASAAAAQHRGPHAAPPHAQKHVRRGPPPHVRHAPPPQARYAPPAAYGRWQQAQRRYSAPRYVAPRGHQVRSWSYGQRMPVVYRSSAYVVNDYNRYGLRAPPRGYQYVRSGNDVVLTAVATGLITAVIAGLFN, from the coding sequence ATGAACCGCAAGATCGTCACCTCCGCCCTGGCCGCTGTTATGGCCGCATCCACCCTCGGCGCCGCCTCGGCCGCCGCCGCTCAGCACCGGGGCCCCCACGCCGCCCCGCCTCACGCCCAGAAGCATGTCCGCCGCGGCCCGCCGCCCCACGTGCGCCACGCGCCCCCGCCGCAAGCCCGCTATGCGCCTCCGGCCGCGTACGGCCGCTGGCAGCAGGCTCAACGCCGCTATTCGGCGCCTCGCTACGTCGCCCCGCGCGGGCATCAGGTTCGCAGTTGGAGCTATGGCCAGCGCATGCCGGTCGTCTACCGCAGCAGCGCCTATGTGGTGAACGACTACAACCGCTACGGCCTGCGGGCCCCGCCTCGCGGCTATCAGTACGTCCGCAGCGGCAACGACGTGGTGCTCACGGCCGTCGCCACGGGCTTGATCACCGCCGTCATCGCCGGCCTCTTCAACTAA
- the infA gene encoding translation initiation factor IF-1, which yields MAKEELLEFPGVVSELLPNATFRVTLENDHEIIAHTAGKMRKNRIRVLAGDKVLVEMTPYDLTKGRITYRFK from the coding sequence ATGGCTAAGGAAGAACTTCTCGAGTTCCCGGGCGTCGTAAGCGAACTGCTGCCCAACGCCACGTTCCGCGTGACGCTGGAAAACGACCACGAGATCATCGCTCACACCGCCGGCAAGATGCGCAAGAACCGCATCCGCGTGCTGGCCGGCGACAAGGTTCTGGTCGAGATGACGCCCTACGACCTGACCAAGGGCCGCATCACCTATCGCTTCAAGTAA
- the purD gene encoding phosphoribosylamine--glycine ligase — MNILLVGSGGREHALAWKIAQSPLVSRLVIAPGNPGMEPLGELRAVKADDVEGLVALAREIGSDLVVVGPEAALAAGLADRLSEAGVPCFGPSAQAARLETSKAFAKAFLERHDIPTAGYGVYETAREAREALSAFKAPYVIKADGLAAGKGVAISPDRKDAEAEIERMLGGRFGQAGARVVIEEFMEGEEGSLFALSDGRQALLLGGAQDHKRAFDGDVGPNTGGMGAYSPAPVFTPELVKRADAQIVQPTIRAMAAEGAPYRGVLYAGLMATEDGPKVVEFNARFGDPECQVLMMRLADDIVPVLLACARGDVSTVPAPGFKPQTAICVVMAAKGYPDSPLEGSIIRGAEQDFGPHVQVFHAGTKRRPDGLLAAAGGRVLNVCALGDDVAQARERAYAAVRQIDWPGGFCRTDIGWRALNRES, encoded by the coding sequence ATGAACATTCTGCTTGTCGGATCTGGCGGACGCGAGCACGCGCTTGCCTGGAAGATCGCGCAATCACCCTTGGTGAGCCGTTTGGTGATCGCGCCCGGCAATCCCGGGATGGAGCCGCTGGGCGAACTTCGGGCCGTCAAAGCCGACGATGTGGAAGGTTTGGTCGCGCTTGCGCGTGAAATCGGGTCCGATCTCGTTGTCGTCGGACCGGAGGCGGCTCTTGCGGCCGGTCTGGCTGACCGGCTGTCCGAGGCCGGGGTGCCGTGTTTTGGACCATCCGCCCAGGCGGCGCGCCTGGAGACGTCTAAGGCGTTCGCCAAGGCTTTTCTCGAGCGTCACGACATCCCCACCGCCGGCTATGGCGTGTATGAAACGGCGCGAGAGGCGCGCGAAGCGCTTTCAGCCTTCAAGGCCCCCTATGTGATAAAGGCCGATGGCTTGGCCGCAGGCAAAGGCGTCGCCATCAGTCCCGACCGCAAGGACGCAGAGGCCGAGATCGAACGCATGCTCGGCGGCCGCTTCGGTCAGGCCGGTGCACGCGTGGTCATCGAAGAGTTCATGGAGGGCGAGGAAGGCTCACTGTTCGCCCTGTCCGACGGCAGGCAGGCGCTTCTGCTGGGCGGGGCCCAAGACCACAAGCGCGCCTTCGACGGCGATGTGGGGCCCAATACGGGCGGCATGGGCGCCTATTCGCCCGCGCCCGTCTTCACCCCCGAACTGGTCAAGCGAGCCGACGCCCAGATCGTACAGCCGACCATCCGCGCCATGGCCGCGGAGGGCGCACCCTATCGCGGCGTGCTGTACGCAGGGCTGATGGCCACTGAAGACGGCCCAAAGGTCGTTGAGTTCAACGCCCGCTTTGGCGATCCGGAATGCCAGGTGCTGATGATGCGGCTTGCGGATGACATCGTCCCGGTGCTGCTGGCCTGCGCGCGCGGCGACGTGTCGACCGTCCCCGCGCCCGGCTTCAAGCCGCAGACGGCCATCTGCGTCGTCATGGCCGCCAAGGGCTATCCGGACAGCCCGCTGGAAGGTTCGATTATTCGCGGCGCCGAGCAGGATTTCGGGCCGCACGTCCAAGTTTTCCATGCTGGAACAAAGCGCCGCCCAGACGGGCTGCTGGCGGCGGCGGGCGGGCGGGTTCTCAATGTCTGCGCCCTGGGGGACGACGTGGCTCAGGCCCGAGAGCGGGCCTATGCGGCTGTCCGCCAGATCGACTGGCCAGGGGGATTCTGCCGCACCGATATCGGTTGGCGAGCGCTGAACCGCGAGAGCTGA
- a CDS encoding UPF0262 family protein → MSDHRLTTVDLDAQSLPAANAEIEHDRRVAIFDLVEKNSFHPVGAERGPYRLKLSSQDNRLAFDIEGPDFARTYVLSMSPLKAVIRDYQLICDSYYEALRGSSPSQIESVDMGRRGLHNEGAEALTARLDGKVAIDHETARRLFTLVSALHRRG, encoded by the coding sequence ATGAGCGACCATCGCCTGACCACCGTCGACCTGGACGCCCAGTCCCTGCCGGCCGCCAACGCCGAGATCGAGCACGATCGGCGCGTGGCCATCTTCGACCTGGTCGAGAAGAACAGCTTCCACCCTGTCGGCGCCGAGCGTGGGCCTTACCGGCTGAAACTGTCGTCGCAGGACAATAGGCTGGCCTTCGACATCGAGGGGCCGGACTTCGCCCGCACCTATGTGCTGTCGATGTCGCCGCTGAAGGCCGTCATTCGAGACTACCAGCTTATCTGCGACAGCTATTACGAGGCGCTGCGCGGCTCATCGCCCAGCCAGATCGAGTCGGTCGACATGGGTCGGCGCGGCCTGCACAACGAAGGGGCCGAGGCGCTGACCGCGCGACTGGACGGCAAGGTCGCCATCGATCACGAGACCGCACGCCGCCTCTTCACTCTGGTCAGCGCCCTGCATCGACGCGGCTGA
- a CDS encoding DUF2093 domain-containing protein, whose amino-acid sequence MTALDDLTEAHLHYGDGEFVVLKPGAFVRCGVSEQRIPLEALRYWSAQRQEAYAGPAEAAQRLGGARP is encoded by the coding sequence ATGACCGCTCTCGACGACCTGACGGAAGCCCATCTGCACTACGGCGACGGAGAATTCGTCGTCCTCAAGCCCGGCGCCTTCGTCCGCTGCGGCGTGAGTGAGCAGCGCATCCCGTTGGAAGCTCTGCGCTATTGGAGCGCTCAGCGCCAAGAAGCCTACGCCGGCCCAGCGGAAGCGGCGCAGCGTCTGGGCGGCGCCCGCCCGTGA
- a CDS encoding amidohydrolase family protein, which translates to MKRLAATLAAALMLAGTMGAAQTPAPSATSAQSDVTYIHAGRLLADPANGVVLRDKTLVIQGNRIVEIRDGFVGEGRIVDLRDSFVLPGLIDSHVHITSEQNPNGRLQAVTLSSADRAMMGAGFAMKTLRAGFTTVADLGGSNEAVFALRDAIRRGDVAGPRILAAGSSVSVHGGHGDANGYREDILHVLSSESICSGAEDCRRAVRTQVRAGADIIKITATGGVLSNTAAGLNQQFTEDELASIVEVAHRMGRQVTAHAHGADGINAFLKAGGDSIEHGTYLDDESIRLFRQNNAWLVPTLLAGDFVARVASGPDNFFTPAQTAKALEAGPKMLDMAARAHRGGVRIAFGTDTGVSAHGDNAQEFALLVRAGLTPLQAIQAATVGAAEHLRIQEEAGRIAPGMPADVIAVRGDPLNDVTELERVRFVMRAGQVHRRD; encoded by the coding sequence ATGAAACGATTGGCTGCGACGCTGGCCGCGGCGTTGATGCTGGCTGGGACAATGGGCGCCGCGCAAACGCCCGCACCATCGGCAACAAGCGCCCAGAGCGACGTGACCTACATCCACGCGGGCCGTCTGTTGGCCGACCCGGCGAACGGCGTCGTGCTACGAGATAAAACTCTCGTGATCCAAGGGAACCGGATTGTCGAAATCCGAGACGGCTTCGTTGGCGAGGGCAGGATCGTCGATCTGCGTGACTCCTTCGTCCTGCCGGGGCTGATAGACAGCCACGTTCACATCACCAGCGAACAGAACCCCAACGGCCGGCTGCAGGCGGTAACGCTGAGCTCGGCGGATCGGGCCATGATGGGCGCAGGCTTCGCGATGAAGACTCTGCGGGCCGGCTTCACCACCGTCGCCGATTTGGGCGGCTCCAATGAAGCGGTCTTCGCCCTGCGCGACGCCATTCGGCGCGGCGACGTCGCCGGGCCGCGGATCCTGGCCGCGGGATCATCGGTGTCGGTGCATGGCGGGCACGGCGACGCCAACGGGTACCGCGAGGACATCCTGCACGTGCTGTCGTCCGAGAGCATCTGTTCGGGTGCCGAGGACTGCCGCCGCGCTGTGCGCACCCAGGTGCGGGCCGGCGCCGACATCATCAAGATCACGGCGACAGGCGGCGTGCTGTCCAACACCGCCGCCGGTCTGAACCAGCAGTTCACCGAGGACGAGTTGGCCTCCATCGTCGAGGTCGCTCACCGCATGGGCCGCCAGGTCACGGCGCACGCGCATGGCGCGGACGGCATCAACGCCTTCCTGAAGGCAGGCGGCGATTCGATCGAGCACGGCACCTATCTGGACGATGAATCGATCCGCCTGTTCCGACAGAACAACGCCTGGCTGGTGCCCACCCTGCTGGCCGGCGACTTCGTGGCCCGCGTCGCCTCCGGGCCCGACAATTTCTTCACCCCGGCCCAGACGGCCAAGGCGTTGGAGGCCGGACCCAAGATGCTCGACATGGCCGCGCGCGCCCATCGTGGCGGCGTGCGGATCGCGTTCGGCACGGACACCGGCGTCTCGGCCCACGGCGACAACGCCCAGGAGTTCGCCCTGCTGGTTCGCGCCGGTCTGACGCCGTTGCAGGCCATCCAGGCCGCGACCGTCGGCGCCGCCGAGCACCTGCGCATTCAGGAAGAGGCGGGCCGCATCGCGCCGGGCATGCCGGCCGACGTGATCGCCGTGCGCGGCGACCCGCTGAACGACGTCACCGAACTCGAGCGCGTGCGCTTCGTCATGCGAGCAGGCCAAGTGCACCGTCGCGATTGA